One genomic region from Papaver somniferum cultivar HN1 unplaced genomic scaffold, ASM357369v1 unplaced-scaffold_24, whole genome shotgun sequence encodes:
- the LOC113340856 gene encoding uncharacterized protein LOC113340856 has protein sequence MVGVYAPRNNVIVITAWIGMFRVHRILVDAGSSVSVLFSGAYSSMNLPHDLIEEDENPIVGFSGEVTKTIGKVKIPITVANKYVLGNFLLLDCRAPYNAIVGRDWMHEIDAVISSYHQCLKFITPEGVVKVRSDQIAAHKCHESAMDEYKKSESFADMPGIDPNVSCHRLNIDEKFHPVRQKIRNIAQSKKDGVTAEVEKLLEAGFIRPVQYARWMSTVVLVSKKNGKIRVCIDFTDLNKACPRDPYPLPRIRD, from the exons ATGGTAGGTGTATATGCTCCCCGCAATAATGTTATCGTTATCACAGCTTGGATTGGCATGTTTCGTGTGCACCGTATTCTAGTGGATGCAGGAAGCTCAGTAAGCGTGTTGTTTTCAGGAGCCTATTCCTCTATGAATCTCCCACATGACTTGATCGAAGAGGATGAAAATCCAATTGTCGGTTTCAGCGGCGAAGTTACAAAGACGATTGGAAAAGTGAAGATACCTATAACAGTGGCTAACAAGTACGTTTTAggaaatttcttgttgcttgattGTCGAGCTCCCTACAATGCGATTGTAGGACGAGACTGGATGCATGAGATCGATGCAGTCATATCCTCATATCATCAATGTCTGAAGTTTATTACCCCTGAAGGAGTCGTGAAAGTTAGAAGCGACCAGATCGCGGCCCACAAGTGTCATGAGAGTGCtatggacgaatacaagaagtcAGAG AGTTTCGCTGATATGCCTGGGATAGATCCGAATGTATCCTGCCACAGGCTAAATATCGATGAGAAGTTTCATCCAGTTCGTCAGAAAATTAGGAATATTGCGCAAAGCAAAAAAGATGGAGTTACTGCAGAGGTGGAAAAACTGTTGGAAGCAGGCTTTATTCGTCCGGTGCAGTATGCTCGCTGGATGTCTACTGTCGTACTCGTTTCAAAAAAGAATGGTAAAATTCGTGTTTGTATCGATTTTACTGATTTGAATAAAGCATGTCCGAGAGATCCGTACCCGCTACCGCGGATAAGAGATTAA